A single genomic interval of Zunongwangia sp. HGR-M22 harbors:
- a CDS encoding YncE family protein has translation MKMKKILVFGAIAGSLFFSSCSSDDDFIVDNGNEGETPTGEEGEGENPYQEGVIILNEGSQAAGTVSFLDWDFTAVENNIFETVNEEMDLGNYVQSIFFDGDNAYIISNGSNLITAVDRYTFEYKGIVDNGLTVPMFGVAYNGKAYVANRNLTWGDGYTTDDFLTVIDLETLEVEKTIQAGKVLGQVFEKDGLIYVENAAFGLGNSILVFNPETNAFEDSYELFVNDEDETEGLTSIEIIDNVIYALSNQNLYTLNLNTGEELTKTDLSNIGSTNNLDIEDGIIYFTSGTSVYAITEDDLESPESPLFSYESSSAYGKMYGFTVDGGYIYTSDGGDFASAGTVEIYTTSGEFVKEFNVGVGPNSFYFND, from the coding sequence ATGAAAATGAAAAAAATTTTAGTCTTTGGAGCCATTGCTGGTTCTTTATTTTTTAGCTCATGTAGCAGTGATGATGATTTTATTGTCGACAATGGAAATGAGGGAGAAACTCCTACTGGAGAAGAGGGTGAAGGAGAGAATCCATATCAAGAAGGCGTAATTATCTTAAATGAAGGATCCCAGGCGGCAGGAACTGTTTCCTTTTTAGATTGGGATTTTACAGCCGTAGAAAATAATATTTTTGAAACCGTAAACGAAGAAATGGATTTGGGTAATTATGTTCAATCCATATTTTTTGATGGAGATAATGCTTATATAATTTCTAACGGGTCCAATCTGATTACTGCTGTAGATCGTTATACATTTGAATATAAAGGAATTGTTGATAACGGTCTAACCGTTCCTATGTTTGGTGTCGCTTACAATGGTAAAGCTTATGTGGCCAATCGTAATTTGACTTGGGGAGATGGATATACTACAGATGATTTTTTAACTGTTATTGATTTGGAAACTCTGGAAGTAGAAAAAACTATACAAGCTGGTAAAGTCTTAGGACAAGTATTCGAAAAGGATGGTTTAATTTACGTTGAAAACGCGGCGTTTGGATTAGGGAACAGTATTCTAGTATTTAATCCTGAAACAAATGCATTTGAAGATTCTTATGAGCTTTTTGTAAATGATGAAGATGAAACTGAAGGTTTAACTTCTATAGAAATCATTGATAACGTAATCTATGCCTTGTCGAACCAGAATCTTTATACTTTAAATTTGAATACTGGGGAAGAATTAACTAAAACAGATCTAAGTAATATTGGATCCACTAATAATCTTGATATTGAAGATGGAATAATTTATTTTACTTCTGGAACTTCTGTTTATGCTATTACTGAAGATGATCTAGAATCGCCAGAATCGCCATTATTCTCATATGAAAGCAGTTCAGCTTACGGAAAAATGTATGGATTCACAGTAGACGGTGGTTATATCTATACATCAGATGGTGGAGATTTTGCCTCTGCTGGAACTGTAGAAATCTATACGACCAGTGGAGAATTCGTGAAAGAATTTAATGTAGGTGTTGGACCAAACAGCTTCTATTTTAACGATTAA
- a CDS encoding TonB-dependent receptor plug domain-containing protein: MENKLLFLIVALGLFTSKIFSQTDNITVLDTVLLSDDKLEKFSTGQHITSLSDSLLTRNNPLLTEVLSFNTPIYFKENGLGMVSSPSFRGTSASQTAVIWNGININSQFNGQLDFNTVNSGAYNQISVRGGGGSVVYGTGAIGGSVHLNNILSFKKQQEHHLLLRYGSFNTLDARYNFKTAKNNWSLNLAISRNSSDNDYGYPNDRGKNLNGEFYNNSAYVTLGYRFNSKNTLKFISELYDGERHFSLIRPSENRTKYIDRTYRNLLEWNSEFSNFTQITRLAFIEEKYQYYGNINTDNFTFGNAQSYIAKYDLAYEASKNILFNTVIQNTYTKGEGSSIAENKRNIFSAAVLMKHCLTKKLKYEIGLRKEATENYDSPLLFSFGADYRFSDFYTLKFNGSRNFRIPTYNDLYWASAGNPDLNPETSNQAEIGNVFNIKNIELGLTLFYNQVEDMIRWLPGADGVWRPMNEDKVEIYGVESYINWRKKFSRNKIVEVNFNYAYNVSENAENNRQLIYVPFHKINGNITYQIHRFTPSIQFLYNGKVFTRTDHSDELEGYFLTNLGLSYAIDKRQHWQLGGKVNNLFNTEYQNVENRWMPGINFNMYINFKF; the protein is encoded by the coding sequence ATGGAGAATAAACTACTTTTTTTAATTGTAGCCTTAGGGCTTTTTACGTCTAAAATTTTTTCTCAAACCGATAATATTACGGTTTTAGATACAGTTTTGTTAAGTGACGATAAACTCGAAAAATTTTCGACAGGGCAGCATATTACATCACTATCAGATTCGCTTCTTACAAGAAATAATCCATTGCTTACCGAGGTTTTAAGCTTTAACACTCCAATTTATTTTAAGGAAAACGGTCTCGGGATGGTTTCATCACCATCGTTTAGAGGAACTTCAGCTTCACAAACCGCAGTGATCTGGAATGGGATTAATATTAATTCTCAGTTTAATGGGCAATTAGACTTTAATACAGTAAATAGTGGTGCTTACAATCAAATATCGGTACGTGGTGGCGGTGGTAGCGTTGTTTACGGTACGGGCGCGATTGGCGGAAGTGTTCATTTAAACAATATTTTATCCTTCAAAAAACAACAGGAACATCATCTTTTACTGCGTTACGGAAGTTTTAATACGCTCGATGCGCGCTACAATTTTAAAACTGCAAAAAATAATTGGAGTTTAAATTTAGCAATTTCTAGAAATAGCAGCGATAATGATTACGGTTATCCTAACGACCGCGGTAAAAACTTAAATGGCGAATTTTATAATAATTCTGCCTACGTAACGCTGGGTTATCGATTTAATTCTAAGAACACGCTTAAGTTTATTAGTGAGCTTTATGACGGTGAACGTCATTTTTCGCTCATTCGACCATCAGAAAACCGAACCAAATATATCGATCGTACGTATCGTAATTTGTTGGAATGGAATAGTGAATTTTCTAATTTCACTCAGATTACTAGGTTAGCGTTTATAGAGGAAAAATATCAATATTACGGAAATATCAATACTGATAATTTTACCTTCGGAAATGCACAAAGTTATATTGCAAAATATGATCTAGCCTACGAAGCTTCAAAAAATATTCTGTTTAATACAGTGATCCAGAATACCTATACTAAAGGCGAGGGCAGTAGCATTGCAGAAAATAAACGTAATATTTTTTCAGCAGCAGTTTTAATGAAGCATTGTCTTACTAAAAAACTGAAGTACGAAATTGGCTTGCGAAAAGAAGCAACGGAAAATTATGATAGTCCGCTTTTATTTTCTTTTGGAGCCGATTATAGATTTAGTGATTTTTATACCTTAAAATTTAATGGATCCCGAAATTTTAGAATCCCAACCTATAACGACTTGTATTGGGCATCTGCTGGAAATCCAGATTTAAATCCAGAAACCTCTAATCAGGCCGAAATAGGGAATGTTTTCAATATCAAGAATATTGAGTTAGGACTTACTTTATTTTATAATCAGGTAGAAGATATGATTCGTTGGTTGCCGGGAGCAGATGGAGTTTGGCGACCAATGAACGAAGATAAAGTAGAGATTTACGGAGTTGAATCATACATTAATTGGAGAAAGAAATTCTCGAGAAATAAAATCGTAGAGGTCAATTTTAATTATGCTTATAATGTTTCAGAAAATGCTGAAAACAACCGCCAGTTGATTTATGTTCCCTTTCATAAAATAAATGGAAATATTACCTACCAAATTCATCGATTTACGCCATCTATTCAGTTTTTATATAACGGGAAGGTTTTTACCAGAACCGATCATAGTGATGAACTCGAGGGATATTTTTTAACCAATCTCGGACTTTCTTACGCGATTGATAAAAGGCAGCATTGGCAGTTAGGCGGAAAAGTAAACAACCTATTTAATACCGAATATCAAAATGTAGAAAACCGGTGGATGCCGGGAATCAATTTTAATATGTATATAAATTTTAAATTTTAA
- a CDS encoding ABC transporter ATP-binding protein has protein sequence MQSNPENITLKTTNLEIGYQDKHGIKSVAEKINIEVHKSELIAVIGVNGIGKSTFLRSISGIQQPISGTIEIENKNLKDLNNLQRATQIGLVLTNQPISKNLSVFELIALGRQPYTNWLGKLSKNDTEKIENAIKLTSIEALKNRKCYELSDGQLQRALIARAIAQDTPIIILDEPTTHLDMYYKANVFKLLRKLVKQTEKTIIFASHEINLAIQICDKIILMHPEKTQIDTPENLILSGAFQDLFPQDLIQFDKISGAFRIKNED, from the coding sequence ATGCAATCCAATCCTGAAAATATAACCTTAAAAACCACGAATCTCGAAATTGGATATCAGGATAAGCACGGAATAAAATCGGTTGCCGAAAAAATTAATATTGAGGTTCACAAATCTGAATTAATTGCGGTGATTGGTGTAAACGGTATCGGAAAATCAACCTTCTTGCGTAGCATTTCAGGAATTCAGCAACCTATTTCAGGAACTATTGAAATTGAAAACAAAAACCTGAAAGATCTTAACAATTTACAGCGCGCAACGCAAATTGGTTTAGTGCTTACCAACCAACCAATTTCAAAGAATCTTAGTGTTTTTGAATTGATCGCACTGGGTCGCCAACCGTACACAAATTGGTTGGGAAAGCTCTCTAAAAACGATACTGAAAAAATCGAAAATGCAATTAAACTTACTTCTATAGAGGCGCTAAAAAATCGTAAATGTTACGAGCTTAGTGATGGCCAATTACAACGCGCTTTAATTGCACGAGCAATTGCCCAGGATACGCCAATTATTATTCTAGATGAGCCCACTACACACCTGGATATGTATTATAAAGCTAATGTTTTTAAGCTGCTTAGAAAACTTGTAAAGCAGACCGAAAAGACAATCATTTTTGCATCTCACGAAATTAATTTAGCGATTCAGATTTGCGATAAAATTATTTTAATGCATCCCGAAAAAACACAAATCGATACACCCGAAAATCTAATTTTGTCTGGTGCTTTTCAAGATCTTTTTCCTCAAGATCTCATTCAATTTGATAAAATTTCAGGAGCTTTTCGTATCAAAAATGAAGACTAA
- a CDS encoding 6-phosphogluconate dehydrogenase, which translates to MKKVLFYILGGIFLLFLLYYAFAYFATYSEGTRTGELIKFSKKGVVYKTWEGEISQGISGAQIFQFSVLNKDKDVVKALQENEGNYVKLYYIERYATFLFWGDSKYFVTEVEEAKSPHFRDR; encoded by the coding sequence ATGAAAAAAGTTTTATTCTATATCCTTGGCGGTATTTTCCTGTTGTTTTTGCTGTACTATGCATTCGCCTATTTTGCTACCTATAGCGAAGGAACCCGGACGGGTGAACTTATAAAATTCAGCAAAAAAGGAGTTGTTTATAAAACCTGGGAAGGTGAAATAAGTCAGGGTATTAGTGGTGCCCAGATTTTTCAGTTTTCAGTTTTAAATAAAGATAAAGACGTTGTAAAAGCGCTTCAGGAAAACGAAGGAAATTACGTAAAGCTGTATTATATTGAGCGTTACGCCACATTTCTTTTTTGGGGTGACAGTAAATATTTTGTCACCGAAGTTGAAGAAGCTAAATCCCCACATTTTAGAGATCGATGA
- a CDS encoding bile acid:sodium symporter family protein yields MKLNGFIVSLFGVILLAYLFPQGNDLLPLKTITDIGIGFIFFFYGLKLAPKEIKQGLLNYKVHIIVQLTTFVVFPLLALSYLPFFEEGTDSELWTAIFFLATLPSTVSSSIVMVALAKGNLPTAIFNASLSGLIGIFATPIWLSFILGKNADFQFIDVLIKLGWQIMLPLILGLVLQQYFGNWARKYSKQLGLFDKAIILVIVYSSFSHSFTSNLFSSIDAGGFAKLILGVLVLFFVVYYGTALVSKLLNLPTEDKITAQFCGTKKSLVHGSVMVKVIFGNAANTGLLLLPIMLFHSSQLVIIAYFAEKYRKRNLDTAEV; encoded by the coding sequence GTGAAATTAAACGGTTTTATTGTTTCGTTATTTGGGGTTATTTTATTGGCTTATTTATTTCCGCAGGGAAATGATTTACTGCCTTTAAAAACAATTACTGATATTGGCATTGGATTTATATTCTTTTTCTACGGACTCAAACTCGCGCCCAAGGAAATAAAACAAGGGCTTTTAAATTACAAAGTGCACATTATTGTGCAACTAACAACCTTTGTAGTTTTTCCGCTCTTAGCGCTCTCCTATTTGCCTTTTTTTGAAGAGGGAACAGATTCTGAACTATGGACTGCAATATTCTTTTTGGCTACACTGCCTTCTACAGTAAGCAGTTCTATTGTAATGGTTGCTCTTGCCAAAGGAAATTTACCTACGGCTATTTTTAATGCAAGCTTATCTGGACTTATAGGTATTTTCGCTACACCAATTTGGCTAAGTTTTATTTTAGGTAAAAATGCCGATTTTCAATTTATTGATGTACTCATTAAGTTGGGGTGGCAAATTATGCTTCCTCTAATTTTAGGTTTGGTTTTACAACAGTACTTTGGCAATTGGGCTAGAAAATATAGTAAACAACTAGGTTTGTTTGATAAAGCAATAATACTTGTTATCGTTTACAGTAGTTTTAGCCATTCCTTTACCTCTAATTTATTTAGCAGCATTGATGCCGGTGGCTTTGCAAAATTAATATTAGGTGTTTTAGTTCTTTTCTTTGTAGTGTATTACGGAACGGCTTTAGTGAGTAAACTTTTAAATTTACCTACAGAAGATAAAATTACGGCTCAGTTCTGCGGAACAAAAAAATCTCTTGTTCACGGCTCGGTAATGGTAAAGGTGATTTTTGGGAATGCAGCAAATACAGGTCTACTTCTACTCCCTATAATGCTTTTCCATTCTTCTCAGCTAGTAATCATTGCATATTTTGCTGAAAAGTATCGCAAACGTAACTTAGATACCGCTGAAGTCTAA
- a CDS encoding ABC transporter substrate-binding protein, giving the protein MKKLGILLIFLLSFSCKDIGKSEKKTTNLQGQEIEIKYANGFSITQFEDYSIIEVNSPWPGADKTFKYLLAEKNAQLPDHLEYDQKVNIPVKKIVVTSTTHIPALEELNEIESLKGFPGLDYISSKETRKLINSGAIKEVGKNESLNTEVLIDLQPDVVIGFAINADNKSFSTIEKTEIPVIYNGEWTESSALGKAEWIKFFGALYDKSKAADSIFRGIEINYNEAKKLAETVENKPTVLSGSMYNDQWYVPYGNSWQAQMIKDANANYLWADTEGSGSLSLSFESVLDKAQNADIWISAGQFTSYSAMLEQSQHYSQFKAVQDKRVYSVSMSKGETGGVIFYELGPQRPDLILKDLISIFHPQLLESYEPTFFKALNK; this is encoded by the coding sequence GTGAAGAAACTCGGAATCCTTTTAATTTTTCTTTTGAGCTTTTCCTGTAAAGACATAGGAAAGTCTGAAAAAAAAACCACAAACCTGCAAGGTCAGGAAATTGAAATTAAGTACGCCAACGGATTTTCGATCACTCAATTTGAAGATTACAGCATTATCGAAGTCAACTCCCCATGGCCTGGAGCTGATAAAACTTTCAAATATTTATTAGCTGAAAAGAATGCTCAACTTCCAGATCATTTAGAGTACGACCAAAAAGTAAATATTCCTGTAAAGAAAATTGTAGTGACCTCTACTACTCATATTCCGGCTTTAGAAGAACTTAACGAAATTGAATCTTTAAAAGGATTCCCTGGGTTAGATTACATATCGTCTAAAGAAACCAGAAAATTAATAAATTCAGGAGCAATAAAAGAAGTGGGGAAAAACGAAAGTTTAAATACCGAGGTTTTGATCGACCTTCAACCAGATGTTGTAATAGGCTTTGCTATTAACGCTGATAATAAAAGTTTTAGCACGATCGAAAAAACAGAAATCCCTGTAATTTATAATGGCGAATGGACCGAATCTTCAGCACTTGGAAAAGCCGAATGGATTAAGTTTTTTGGAGCGCTTTACGATAAATCTAAAGCAGCAGATTCAATTTTTCGAGGTATTGAGATTAATTACAATGAAGCTAAAAAGTTAGCTGAAACTGTCGAAAATAAACCAACGGTGCTTAGCGGCTCTATGTATAACGATCAATGGTATGTACCTTACGGAAATAGCTGGCAGGCGCAAATGATCAAAGATGCAAATGCAAATTATCTTTGGGCAGATACCGAAGGATCTGGGAGTCTTTCGCTTTCGTTCGAATCGGTTTTAGATAAAGCGCAAAATGCCGATATCTGGATAAGTGCAGGGCAGTTTACTTCCTATTCCGCTATGTTAGAACAATCGCAACATTACTCCCAATTTAAAGCAGTTCAGGATAAAAGAGTTTACTCGGTAAGCATGAGCAAAGGCGAAACCGGCGGTGTGATTTTTTATGAACTTGGTCCACAACGTCCAGATCTAATCCTTAAAGACTTAATTTCGATATTTCATCCACAGCTTTTAGAAAGTTACGAACCTACATTTTTTAAAGCTTTAAATAAATAA
- the rmuC gene encoding DNA recombination protein RmuC: MNQILPFLVVFIVALALGFVIGKLISGLKSKNKLAIQEEKNNQLTLEIEKLKQLEFKNLKEYERNIENTKHDLLIKLAEVRQEREEIRKEKDFFHNELTRKNADYEHLLERQTEQKKELENLQEKFSIQFENLANKILETKSEKFTNLNRENIQNILSPLQEKIQLFEKKIEEGNKESIDRHAMLREQINGLKDLNLQMSKEANNLTKALKGDTKMQGNWGEMILERVLEKSGLQKGREYSVQQSFTTDDGKRVLPDVIINLPGNKKMIVDSKVSLNAYERYANETEESDKPTHLKNHLIAIRNRITELSRKNYHQLYDVESPDFVLLFIPIEAAFAVASNEYPNLYSEAFDKNIILVTPTTLLAVLRTIDSMWQNEKQKENAIEIATQAGKLYDQFTNLTEELLKVGKQLGTVQNSYDSAMKKLTGKGNLISRVEKLKKLGAKASKQIDSKLVKNSNNLIEQHPEKNLGIFEESEDES; encoded by the coding sequence ATGAACCAAATTTTGCCCTTTTTAGTTGTATTTATCGTTGCTTTAGCCTTAGGATTTGTTATTGGCAAGTTAATTTCTGGACTAAAATCCAAAAATAAATTAGCTATTCAGGAAGAAAAAAACAATCAACTTACACTTGAAATAGAAAAACTTAAACAACTGGAATTCAAAAACTTAAAAGAATACGAAAGAAACATCGAAAACACCAAACATGACTTGCTAATAAAATTAGCAGAGGTGAGACAAGAGCGAGAAGAGATTAGGAAAGAGAAAGATTTTTTCCATAACGAATTAACGCGAAAAAATGCAGATTACGAGCATCTTTTAGAACGACAAACCGAGCAAAAAAAAGAGCTAGAAAACCTTCAGGAAAAATTCAGTATTCAGTTTGAAAATTTAGCCAATAAAATCCTCGAAACTAAGTCTGAAAAATTCACCAATTTAAACAGAGAAAATATTCAAAATATCCTCTCTCCACTTCAGGAAAAAATTCAACTTTTTGAAAAGAAAATTGAAGAAGGAAATAAAGAAAGTATCGATAGACATGCCATGCTTCGCGAGCAAATTAATGGCCTAAAAGATTTGAATTTACAAATGAGCAAAGAAGCTAATAATTTGACGAAGGCTTTAAAAGGTGATACAAAAATGCAAGGGAATTGGGGTGAAATGATTTTGGAACGTGTACTGGAAAAAAGCGGATTGCAAAAAGGTAGAGAATACAGTGTGCAGCAATCTTTCACTACAGATGATGGTAAACGCGTTTTACCCGATGTTATTATTAATCTTCCTGGTAATAAAAAAATGATCGTAGATTCTAAAGTTTCACTAAATGCTTACGAGCGATATGCAAACGAAACCGAGGAGAGCGACAAACCAACGCATCTTAAAAATCATTTAATCGCGATAAGAAATCGCATAACTGAGCTAAGCCGAAAAAATTATCACCAATTATATGATGTTGAAAGTCCAGATTTTGTTTTACTTTTTATCCCTATCGAAGCTGCCTTTGCTGTGGCCTCTAACGAATATCCAAATTTATACAGCGAAGCCTTTGATAAAAATATCATTTTAGTGACGCCTACAACGCTTTTAGCAGTGCTAAGAACCATCGATAGCATGTGGCAAAACGAAAAACAAAAAGAAAATGCTATAGAAATAGCCACACAAGCGGGAAAATTATACGATCAATTTACTAATCTTACCGAGGAACTTCTAAAAGTAGGGAAGCAACTGGGCACGGTGCAAAATAGTTATGATAGTGCCATGAAAAAACTTACCGGAAAAGGGAACTTGATTTCTAGAGTAGAAAAACTGAAAAAATTAGGTGCTAAAGCAAGCAAACAGATTGATAGTAAACTGGTAAAAAATTCTAACAACTTAATAGAACAACATCCTGAAAAAAATCTTGGTATATTTGAAGAATCTGAGGATGAATCGTAA
- a CDS encoding iron ABC transporter permease, which yields MQHTAKYVSILVILVLVLFALALLNISLGSVHIPARDIFSSLFNAEVSKETYRYIILDYRLPKAFTAIIAGSGLGISGLLMQTMFRNPLAGPYVLGLSSGASLGVAILIMGSTLIGGSFIALALSKWSLVIASSIGSLIVLFAVVLASVRLRDTMAILIIGLMFASLTGALVSILSYFSPAAQLQQYIFWSFGSLGDLSWAEVGILSVFWFLGISLAIFCIKNLNSLLLGEEYARSLGVNISQNRMLIIIATSLLAGSITAFCGPIAFIGLAVPHLIRQILPINNHLILLPAVILGGAILMLICDIVAQLPGMEFTLPINAITSLIGAPVVIWLLIRKQKFQF from the coding sequence ATGCAGCATACAGCAAAATATGTATCGATATTGGTAATTTTAGTGCTTGTTTTATTTGCGCTAGCCTTACTGAATATCAGTTTAGGATCGGTACATATTCCTGCGAGAGACATTTTTTCCTCACTTTTTAATGCTGAAGTTTCTAAAGAAACCTATCGATATATCATTTTAGATTATCGGCTTCCAAAAGCATTTACTGCAATAATCGCCGGATCGGGCTTAGGTATAAGTGGTCTTTTAATGCAAACCATGTTCCGAAATCCGCTTGCGGGGCCCTATGTTTTAGGATTAAGTAGCGGGGCGAGTTTGGGCGTTGCTATCCTTATAATGGGATCCACTTTAATTGGTGGCAGTTTTATTGCACTAGCACTTTCCAAATGGAGTTTAGTGATCGCTTCTAGTATAGGCAGTTTAATTGTACTTTTTGCCGTTGTATTAGCTTCAGTTCGTTTACGAGACACGATGGCAATTTTGATTATAGGATTAATGTTTGCAAGTTTAACTGGCGCATTAGTTAGCATTTTAAGCTATTTTAGCCCGGCTGCGCAATTGCAACAATATATTTTCTGGTCTTTTGGAAGTCTTGGCGATCTTTCTTGGGCAGAAGTAGGTATCCTCTCTGTTTTCTGGTTTTTAGGAATTAGTCTAGCCATTTTCTGCATAAAAAATCTAAACAGCTTATTGCTTGGCGAAGAATATGCACGCAGCCTGGGAGTTAATATTAGTCAAAATCGAATGCTAATTATTATTGCTACAAGTTTACTGGCGGGAAGCATTACCGCCTTTTGCGGCCCCATTGCTTTTATAGGATTAGCAGTTCCACATTTAATTCGGCAAATCTTACCCATAAACAATCATCTTATTTTATTACCGGCAGTAATTTTAGGTGGTGCAATTTTAATGCTTATTTGCGATATCGTGGCGCAACTACCGGGAATGGAATTTACATTACCAATCAATGCTATAACTTCGCTAATTGGCGCTCCGGTGGTGATTTGGTTACTCATTAGAAAACAAAAATTTCAGTTTTAA
- a CDS encoding DUF423 domain-containing protein: protein MKELFLVIGGIYGGLAVVLGAFGAHALKKKLSEDQQKSFETGVRYQMYHALILIITAIAFPFREVSQQITGWCFVIGVLLFSFSIYGLVLSDAKGKKMKFLGPVTPLGGLILIIGWILFTINIAEIATYLNPAQ from the coding sequence ATGAAAGAACTATTTTTAGTTATAGGTGGAATTTACGGTGGTTTAGCGGTAGTCTTAGGAGCTTTTGGTGCCCATGCTTTAAAAAAGAAATTATCTGAAGATCAACAAAAAAGTTTTGAAACCGGTGTGCGATACCAGATGTATCATGCGCTAATACTCATAATTACAGCGATTGCCTTTCCGTTTAGAGAAGTTTCGCAGCAAATTACCGGTTGGTGTTTTGTGATAGGAGTGCTACTTTTTTCCTTCAGTATCTATGGATTGGTATTAAGCGATGCCAAGGGGAAGAAAATGAAATTTTTAGGGCCGGTTACACCACTAGGCGGACTTATTTTAATTATTGGTTGGATCTTGTTTACAATCAATATTGCTGAAATTGCAACATATTTAAATCCGGCGCAATAA
- a CDS encoding acyl-CoA thioesterase, protein MTNSKEFKRVEDSQVTISELMLPNRANFNGKIHGGYVLSLLDQIAFACASKHSGTYCVTASVDTVDFLAPIEVGELLTMKASVNYVGRSSMVIGIRVETENIQTGETKHCNSSYFTMVAKDKEGKSINVPGLILDNDHDIRRFTKSIKRNKMKKKRGNEFKETDFASENYLHMLEDYKVKIER, encoded by the coding sequence ATGACCAATTCAAAAGAATTTAAACGAGTAGAAGATTCACAGGTAACTATTTCAGAATTAATGTTACCCAACCGAGCTAATTTCAATGGAAAAATACATGGAGGCTATGTTTTATCGCTTTTAGACCAAATTGCATTTGCCTGCGCCTCAAAACATTCAGGAACCTATTGTGTTACCGCGAGTGTAGACACTGTAGATTTTCTTGCTCCCATAGAAGTTGGTGAACTTTTAACCATGAAAGCTTCCGTAAATTATGTTGGGAGAAGTTCTATGGTTATAGGTATTCGTGTGGAAACCGAAAATATACAAACCGGCGAAACAAAACATTGTAATTCGTCCTATTTTACTATGGTGGCGAAAGATAAAGAAGGAAAATCAATTAATGTACCCGGTCTGATTTTGGATAATGATCATGATATAAGAAGATTTACCAAAAGTATCAAGAGAAACAAAATGAAGAAAAAACGAGGTAACGAGTTTAAAGAAACCGATTTTGCTTCAGAAAATTATCTGCACATGTTAGAGGATTATAAAGTAAAAATAGAGCGCTAG